One window from the genome of Breoghania sp. L-A4 encodes:
- a CDS encoding aminotransferase class V-fold PLP-dependent enzyme translates to MKTGITHLCIPGPTNIPEKVRRAMNVPMQDMRAPDFPELTLPLFADVKKVFKTETGTVLLFGSSGTGAWEAAISNTLNVGDKVLMSDFGQFSHLWIDMAQRLGLDVDAIDVEWGEGVPLEAYRQKLEADRSHSIKAVFATHNETATGVASDIAGVRAVLDSCDHPALLFVDGVSSIGSLEFRMEDWGVDLAVAGSQKGFMLPAGLGMLGVSAKAIEASKGKTMRTCYFDFGDMLAMNANGYFQYTPPTQLLQGLRASLDLIFEEGLENIIARHHRLAEGVRRGVKGWGLDLCAKHEKWYSDTVSAIVVPEGTDAREVIKIGYERYRTSFGSGLSKVAGKVFRIGHLGDLNEVMCLSALASAEMAMADAGIKVELGSGVAAAQAWYRDANAPALQIAAE, encoded by the coding sequence GAACGTCCCCATGCAGGACATGCGCGCGCCGGACTTCCCCGAGCTGACCCTGCCGCTGTTTGCCGACGTCAAGAAGGTCTTCAAGACCGAGACCGGCACCGTGCTCCTGTTCGGCTCCTCGGGCACCGGCGCCTGGGAAGCGGCGATCTCCAACACGCTGAACGTCGGCGACAAGGTGCTGATGTCCGACTTCGGCCAGTTCTCGCACCTGTGGATCGACATGGCCCAGCGCCTCGGCCTCGACGTCGACGCGATCGACGTGGAATGGGGCGAAGGCGTGCCGCTGGAGGCCTACCGCCAGAAACTGGAGGCCGACCGCAGCCACTCCATCAAGGCGGTCTTCGCCACCCACAACGAGACCGCCACCGGCGTCGCCTCCGACATCGCCGGCGTCCGCGCCGTGCTCGACTCCTGCGACCACCCCGCGCTGCTGTTCGTGGACGGCGTAAGCTCCATCGGCTCGCTGGAGTTCCGCATGGAGGACTGGGGCGTCGATCTGGCGGTCGCAGGCTCCCAGAAGGGTTTCATGCTGCCCGCGGGCCTCGGCATGCTCGGCGTCAGCGCCAAGGCCATCGAGGCCTCGAAGGGCAAGACCATGCGCACCTGCTACTTCGACTTCGGCGACATGCTGGCGATGAACGCCAACGGCTACTTCCAGTACACCCCGCCGACCCAGCTGCTGCAGGGCCTGCGCGCCTCGCTTGACCTGATCTTCGAGGAAGGCCTGGAGAATATCATCGCCCGCCATCATCGCCTCGCCGAAGGCGTGCGCCGGGGCGTCAAGGGCTGGGGTCTGGACCTCTGCGCCAAGCATGAGAAATGGTACTCCGATACCGTCAGCGCCATCGTGGTTCCCGAGGGCACGGACGCCCGCGAGGTCATCAAGATCGGCTACGAGCGCTACCGCACCTCGTTCGGCTCCGGCCTGTCCAAGGTCGCCGGCAAGGTGTTCCGCATCGGCCATCTGGGCGACCTCAACGAGGTCATGTGCCTGAGCGCGCTGGCCAGCGCCGAGATGGCCATGGCGGACGCGGGCATCAAGGTCGAGCTCGGCTCGGGCGTCGCAGCGGCCCAGGCCTGGTACCGCGACGCCAACGCCCCGGCGCTGCAGATCGCCGCCGAATAA
- a CDS encoding pyridoxal phosphate-dependent aminotransferase, with protein sequence MLKTIGGFDRIGEENAFAVLARATALASQGRDIINLGIGQPDFSTPGHIVEAAIKALRDGHHGYTPATGILPLREAVAADIHRRTGCDVSPDNVMIVPGGKVTMFMAILMFGAPGVDILYPDPGFPIYRSMIEFTGANPIAVPIREENEFAFSAKEMLSLLTPDTRLVIVNSPANPCGGVTPRTEIDMLVAGLAERPDIAILSDEIYGQMTYDGEEHVSLLGYPEIRDRLILLDGWSKTYAMTGWRMGFAVWPDQLVDKARKLAVNAWSCVNAPSQYAGIAALTGPQDAVHEMVAEFDARRKLVTAGLNAIPNVSCATPKGAFYAFPNISATGWKSKKLASALLEEAGVALIGGPDFGIFGEGYIRVSYANSRANIEAALGRMKDFLGANRPA encoded by the coding sequence ATGCTGAAAACAATCGGCGGCTTCGACCGCATCGGCGAGGAAAACGCCTTCGCTGTCCTCGCCCGCGCGACCGCGCTGGCGAGCCAGGGCCGGGACATCATCAACCTCGGCATCGGCCAGCCGGACTTCTCCACGCCCGGCCACATCGTGGAAGCGGCAATCAAGGCGCTGCGCGACGGTCACCACGGCTACACGCCGGCCACCGGCATTCTCCCCTTGCGCGAGGCCGTCGCCGCCGACATCCACCGCCGCACCGGCTGCGACGTCTCGCCCGACAACGTGATGATCGTGCCCGGCGGCAAGGTCACCATGTTCATGGCGATCCTGATGTTCGGTGCGCCCGGCGTCGACATTCTCTATCCCGATCCCGGCTTTCCCATCTACCGCTCGATGATCGAGTTCACCGGCGCCAACCCGATTGCCGTGCCGATCCGCGAAGAAAACGAATTCGCCTTTTCCGCCAAGGAAATGCTGTCGCTGCTCACACCCGACACGCGGCTGGTGATCGTCAATTCCCCCGCCAATCCCTGCGGCGGCGTCACGCCGAGAACCGAGATCGACATGCTGGTGGCGGGACTGGCCGAGCGGCCAGACATCGCGATTCTGTCCGACGAGATTTATGGCCAGATGACCTATGACGGCGAGGAGCACGTCTCGCTGCTGGGCTATCCGGAAATCCGCGACCGGCTGATCCTGCTCGACGGCTGGTCGAAAACCTACGCCATGACGGGATGGCGCATGGGGTTCGCCGTGTGGCCCGACCAGCTTGTCGACAAGGCGCGCAAACTGGCCGTCAACGCCTGGTCCTGCGTCAACGCGCCCAGCCAATATGCCGGCATCGCGGCGCTCACCGGACCGCAGGACGCGGTGCACGAAATGGTCGCGGAGTTCGACGCGCGGCGCAAACTTGTCACCGCCGGTCTGAACGCCATTCCCAATGTCAGTTGCGCCACGCCGAAGGGAGCATTTTATGCGTTCCCCAACATCTCGGCGACCGGATGGAAGTCGAAAAAGCTCGCTTCCGCGCTTCTGGAGGAGGCCGGCGTGGCGCTGATCGGCGGACCCGATTTCGGCATTTTCGGCGAGGGTTACATCCGCGTCTCCTACGCCAATTCCCGCGCCAACATCGAGGCAGCCCTTGGCCGGATGAAGGATTTCCTCGGGGCCAACAGGCCTGCATGA
- a CDS encoding YqaE/Pmp3 family membrane protein: MDLIRIIVAILLPPLGVFMEVGVGKQFFINIVLTLLGYIPGIVHAVYIIARR; encoded by the coding sequence ATGGATCTCATCCGCATCATCGTCGCCATCCTCCTGCCGCCGCTGGGCGTCTTTATGGAAGTCGGCGTCGGCAAGCAGTTCTTCATCAACATCGTGCTGACGCTGCTCGGCTACATCCCCGGCATCGTGCACGCGGTCTACATCATCGCGCGCCGCTGA
- a CDS encoding DUF4112 domain-containing protein, with translation MSPRDIERLDRLARLLDARFQIFGVRFGLDAVLGVIPGLGDAATLLPAAYLIVSAHRMGARKATLVRMTANTAVDMIAGAVPVLGDLFDLAFRANMRNIRLLRADLASRQDPRHAAAAMATA, from the coding sequence ATGAGCCCGCGCGACATTGAAAGGCTCGACCGGCTGGCAAGGCTGCTCGACGCCCGCTTCCAGATATTCGGCGTGCGCTTCGGTCTCGACGCGGTGCTGGGAGTGATTCCGGGGCTGGGCGATGCCGCCACGCTGCTGCCCGCGGCCTATCTCATTGTCAGCGCGCACAGGATGGGCGCGCGCAAGGCGACGCTGGTCCGCATGACGGCGAACACCGCCGTGGACATGATCGCCGGCGCCGTTCCGGTTCTGGGCGATCTGTTCGATCTCGCCTTCAGGGCCAACATGCGCAACATCCGCCTGCTGCGCGCGGATCTGGCAAGCCGGCAGGACCCGCGACACGCCGCAGCGGCTATGGCCACGGCGTAG
- the mscL gene encoding large-conductance mechanosensitive channel protein MscL, which produces MFKEFKEFAMKGNVLDMAVGIVIGAAFTAIVSSMVDDIIMPPIGLLLGNVDFSELFVVLQAGDPTGPYATVDAAKEAGAVTWNIGLFINAILKFVIVAFAVFLLVKGVNNLRRKEAASPAKPDVPPAPTRDQALLEEIRDLLKK; this is translated from the coding sequence ATGTTCAAGGAATTCAAGGAATTCGCCATGAAGGGCAATGTGCTCGACATGGCCGTCGGTATTGTCATTGGCGCGGCGTTCACCGCGATCGTTTCCTCCATGGTGGACGACATCATCATGCCGCCCATCGGGCTGCTGCTGGGCAATGTGGATTTCTCCGAACTCTTCGTGGTTCTTCAGGCGGGCGACCCCACAGGCCCCTACGCGACGGTCGACGCCGCCAAGGAGGCGGGCGCGGTCACCTGGAACATCGGGCTGTTCATCAACGCGATCCTCAAGTTCGTGATCGTCGCCTTCGCCGTCTTCCTGCTGGTCAAGGGCGTCAACAACCTGCGCCGCAAGGAGGCCGCTTCGCCTGCCAAGCCCGACGTGCCGCCCGCACCCACCCGCGATCAGGCGCTTTTGGAAGAAATCCGCGACCTTCTGAAGAAATAG
- a CDS encoding 2-hydroxyacid dehydrogenase, whose amino-acid sequence MSRPEVLIAGPMLPYVVDGLESRFTVHKIWEHDDRDAFLADAGKRIRGVACSYTGVDMALINQLPKLEIISNFGVGYDAVDTKAAAARGIIVTHTPGVLDDEVADTGLALMLMCVRELPAAERYLRAGRWVKEGPYPLTRGSLKGRTLGILGLGRIGKQVAKRAEACGMSIVYHGRSEQADVPYRYFASLTEMAKACDVLISVAPGGAATHHIINAAVLSALGPGGYFVNIGRGSVVDEAALAEALDRRVIAGAGLDVYEFEPKVPAALMACDNAVLLPHVASASIPTRNAMGQLVIDNLVSWFDTGHPVTPVPETPFKA is encoded by the coding sequence ATGAGCCGTCCGGAAGTTTTGATCGCGGGACCGATGCTGCCGTATGTCGTCGACGGTCTGGAATCGCGGTTCACCGTGCACAAGATCTGGGAACACGACGACCGCGACGCCTTCCTCGCCGACGCGGGGAAGCGGATTCGCGGCGTTGCCTGCAGCTACACCGGCGTCGACATGGCGCTGATCAACCAGCTCCCCAAGCTCGAAATCATTTCCAACTTCGGTGTCGGTTACGACGCGGTGGATACGAAGGCGGCGGCCGCACGCGGCATCATCGTCACCCATACGCCGGGCGTGCTCGATGACGAGGTCGCCGACACGGGGCTCGCCTTGATGCTCATGTGCGTGCGCGAGCTGCCCGCCGCCGAGCGATACCTGCGCGCCGGGCGCTGGGTCAAGGAAGGCCCCTATCCGCTGACGCGCGGCTCGCTGAAGGGCCGCACGCTGGGCATTCTCGGGCTTGGCCGCATCGGCAAGCAGGTGGCCAAACGCGCCGAGGCCTGCGGCATGAGCATCGTCTACCACGGCCGCAGCGAACAGGCCGATGTGCCCTACCGCTATTTCGCCTCGCTCACCGAGATGGCGAAGGCCTGCGACGTGCTGATCTCCGTGGCGCCGGGCGGGGCCGCGACCCATCACATCATCAACGCCGCGGTGTTGTCCGCGCTCGGCCCCGGCGGCTATTTCGTCAACATCGGGCGCGGCAGCGTGGTGGATGAAGCGGCGCTGGCCGAGGCGCTCGACAGGCGCGTGATTGCCGGCGCGGGACTGGATGTCTACGAGTTCGAGCCGAAGGTGCCGGCGGCGTTGATGGCGTGTGACAACGCGGTGCTGCTGCCGCATGTCGCCTCCGCCTCCATCCCCACCCGCAACGCCATGGGGCAACTGGTGATCGACAATCTCGTGAGCTGGTTCGACACCGGCCACCCCGTCACCCCGGTGCCGGAGACGCCGTTCAAGGCGTGA
- a CDS encoding LacI family DNA-binding transcriptional regulator: MPDRKDRRGAAPPAGATPEEEARPARRGRLTLSQLAETLKVSTATISLALRDSPLVAEATRERVKQAARERGYIYNRSAAALRTARSNVIGVAVHDILNPYFAEIFRALEDALGENDQVVFICNHRDDVERQRVFTQALLQHRADGLVLCPSVGTEADEINQLVETGLPVTLICRDLPGVNAPVIRGDDITGGRRLTEQLIAQGHRHIAMIGGRVESSSGVQRRAGWARALQEAGLDVDSQLYLPELMTRADGYEVVDAILAHEPRPTAVFCFNDMIARGLVEALRRAGLNAGPDIAVAGYDDIIGAATSTPSLTSVNNGAPEIGERAARMILAQISGESVAPERVLIAPTLKLRESTAQGPAANTQ, from the coding sequence ATGCCGGACAGGAAAGATCGGCGCGGGGCGGCTCCGCCAGCCGGGGCGACCCCGGAGGAGGAGGCCAGGCCCGCGCGGCGCGGACGGCTGACGCTGAGCCAGCTCGCCGAGACGCTGAAGGTCTCCACCGCGACGATTTCGCTCGCCCTGCGCGACAGCCCGCTGGTGGCGGAGGCGACGCGCGAGCGGGTCAAGCAGGCGGCGCGAGAGCGGGGCTATATCTACAACCGCTCGGCCGCGGCGCTCAGGACCGCGCGCTCCAACGTCATCGGCGTCGCCGTGCACGACATTCTCAATCCCTATTTCGCGGAAATCTTCCGCGCGCTCGAGGATGCGCTGGGCGAGAACGACCAGGTGGTCTTCATCTGCAATCACCGCGACGACGTGGAGCGCCAGCGGGTCTTCACCCAGGCGCTGCTGCAGCACCGCGCCGACGGGCTGGTGCTGTGCCCCTCGGTCGGCACGGAGGCCGACGAGATCAACCAGCTCGTGGAGACCGGGCTGCCGGTGACCCTGATCTGCCGCGATCTGCCCGGCGTCAACGCGCCGGTCATCCGCGGCGACGACATAACCGGCGGGCGCAGGCTCACGGAGCAACTGATCGCCCAGGGTCATCGGCACATCGCCATGATCGGCGGGCGCGTGGAATCCTCGTCGGGCGTTCAGCGCCGCGCCGGCTGGGCCAGGGCGCTTCAGGAGGCGGGGCTCGATGTGGACAGCCAGTTGTATCTGCCGGAGCTGATGACCCGCGCCGACGGCTACGAGGTTGTGGATGCGATCCTCGCGCATGAGCCGCGCCCCACGGCCGTCTTCTGCTTCAACGACATGATCGCGCGCGGGCTGGTCGAGGCGCTGCGCCGCGCCGGGCTCAACGCGGGCCCGGATATCGCTGTCGCCGGCTACGACGACATCATCGGGGCGGCCACCTCCACGCCCTCGCTCACCTCGGTCAACAACGGCGCGCCGGAGATCGGCGAACGCGCGGCCCGGATGATCCTGGCGCAGATATCGGGCGAAAGCGTCGCTCCGGAGCGCGTGCTCATCGCCCCCACCTTGAAGCTGCGCGAGAGCACGGCCCAGGGACCGGCGGCAAACACGCAATAG
- a CDS encoding 5-methyltetrahydropteroyltriglutamate--homocysteine S-methyltransferase, with product MTEPVTGAPYRADHVGSLLRPESVKAARKAHYEDKTLSAEGLKEVEDAAIVDVIRMQEEVGLKAVTDGEMRRSFWHYDFMGMLTGLDLDERSPEQGVQFAGVKLRAVSPVINARLDFPDDHPMLAHYKFVAENTKVQPKISIPGPSCCHFRTDPADITVPEYKDLDVLFADLAATYKKAVKAFYAAGCRYLQMDDIFFAYLCDPKHRAAKAAIGQDPDWLIDRYAWMMHEAIEDRPSDMKIGMHLCRGNFMSTHAAEGAYDVAADAIFNKTGIDIYFMEYDTDRAGSLEPLRLLPKGDKRVLPGFITTKTPELENIDDLKRRFDEASKFCDINQLGIAPQCGFSSTEEGNKITFDDQRRKLELVVKTAETIWGGVDK from the coding sequence ATGACTGAACCCGTCACCGGAGCGCCCTATCGCGCCGACCACGTCGGCAGCCTGCTGCGCCCGGAAAGCGTCAAGGCCGCGCGCAAGGCTCATTACGAAGACAAGACCCTTTCGGCTGAGGGGCTGAAAGAGGTCGAGGACGCGGCGATCGTCGACGTGATCCGCATGCAGGAAGAGGTCGGGCTGAAGGCCGTGACCGACGGCGAGATGCGCCGCTCCTTCTGGCACTATGATTTCATGGGCATGCTGACCGGGCTTGATCTGGACGAGCGTTCCCCCGAACAGGGCGTGCAGTTCGCCGGCGTGAAGCTGCGCGCGGTTTCGCCCGTCATCAACGCCAGGCTCGACTTCCCCGACGACCACCCGATGCTCGCGCATTACAAGTTCGTGGCCGAGAACACCAAGGTGCAGCCGAAGATCTCGATTCCCGGCCCCTCGTGCTGCCACTTCCGCACCGATCCCGCCGACATCACCGTGCCGGAGTACAAGGATCTCGACGTCCTGTTCGCGGATCTCGCCGCCACCTACAAGAAGGCCGTGAAGGCGTTCTACGCCGCCGGCTGCCGCTACCTGCAGATGGACGACATCTTCTTCGCCTATCTGTGCGATCCCAAGCACCGCGCCGCCAAGGCCGCGATTGGCCAGGATCCCGACTGGCTGATCGACCGCTACGCCTGGATGATGCACGAGGCGATCGAGGACCGGCCCAGTGACATGAAGATCGGCATGCACCTGTGCCGCGGCAACTTCATGTCGACCCACGCCGCCGAGGGCGCCTATGACGTGGCGGCCGACGCCATCTTCAACAAGACCGGCATCGACATCTACTTCATGGAATACGACACCGACCGCGCAGGCAGCCTCGAGCCGCTGCGCCTGCTGCCCAAGGGCGACAAGCGCGTGCTGCCGGGCTTCATCACCACCAAGACGCCGGAACTCGAAAACATCGACGATCTGAAGCGCCGGTTCGACGAGGCGTCGAAGTTCTGCGACATCAACCAGCTCGGCATCGCGCCGCAGTGCGGCTTCTCCTCCACCGAGGAAGGCAACAAGATCACGTTTGACGACCAGCGCCGCAAGCTGGAGCTGGTGGTGAAGACCGCCGAAACCATCTGGGGCGGCGTCGACAAGTAA
- a CDS encoding NAD(P)-dependent oxidoreductase — MSDTAKKIGFIGIGLMGHGMAKNILQGGYPLTVMGHRNRAPVDDLVGRGASEAATPADVARASDIVFLCVTGSVQVEAIVRGADGLKAGAHEGLIIVDCSTSQPTSTQALAAELGELGVRFVDAPLSRTPKEAEAGTLDTMIGADKATLAEILPVVGCWAGNIIHVGDVGAGHTMKLINNFVALGYGALYSEALALGQKAGIAPEKFHEVIGAGRLTNGFYETFMKYVVGGDRDAHKFSIANAHKDMRYLADLASATGGINLISSMVRNYYAGAEAAGRGGDYVPMLSDYVRELNGIGRDD, encoded by the coding sequence ATGAGTGATACGGCGAAAAAAATCGGCTTCATCGGCATCGGGCTGATGGGACACGGGATGGCGAAGAACATTCTGCAAGGCGGCTATCCGCTGACGGTGATGGGCCACCGCAACCGGGCGCCGGTGGACGATCTGGTGGGGCGCGGGGCGAGCGAGGCGGCGACGCCGGCGGATGTGGCGCGGGCCAGCGACATCGTGTTTCTCTGCGTCACGGGATCGGTCCAGGTGGAGGCGATTGTCCGCGGAGCGGACGGGCTGAAGGCCGGGGCGCATGAGGGGCTGATCATCGTCGATTGCTCGACGTCGCAACCGACCTCGACGCAGGCGCTGGCGGCGGAACTGGGCGAGCTCGGGGTCCGCTTCGTGGACGCGCCGCTGTCGCGTACGCCCAAGGAGGCGGAGGCCGGAACGCTGGATACAATGATCGGCGCGGACAAAGCAACGCTGGCCGAAATCCTGCCGGTGGTCGGGTGCTGGGCGGGCAACATCATTCATGTGGGCGACGTGGGCGCCGGCCACACGATGAAGCTGATCAACAATTTCGTGGCGCTCGGCTACGGCGCGCTTTACTCCGAGGCACTCGCGCTGGGGCAGAAGGCCGGGATCGCGCCGGAAAAGTTCCACGAGGTGATCGGCGCGGGCCGGCTGACCAACGGGTTTTATGAGACCTTCATGAAATACGTGGTCGGCGGCGACCGCGACGCGCACAAGTTTTCCATCGCCAACGCCCACAAGGACATGCGCTACCTGGCGGATCTCGCCAGCGCCACCGGCGGCATCAATCTGATTTCCTCGATGGTGCGCAACTATTACGCGGGCGCGGAGGCCGCAGGCCGCGGCGGCGACTATGTGCCGATGCTCTCGGATTATGTGCGCGAGCTCAACGGGATTGGCCGGGACGACTGA
- a CDS encoding DMT family transporter, whose product MADSRRGSGRVAINVDDTGSFTAEETRARLSGIVLIVGAVACFACLDTIAKYVSQSVPPLEVVWFRFATHLVLACVVFRVWKRRDLIATKRPVLQILRALSLLGSTFFNFLALQHLQLAETMSIMFAGPLLVTALAGPVLGEWAGPRRWAAICVGFLGVLVVTQPGTGGLHWAVMYSLAAMVSYAFYALTTRILTGTDSVQGMLIISAAVAVMVMTPPAVAVWTMPPDALSWVLLLCTGIFGGVGHWLLIRAHAIVPAPVLAPFFYSQIVWMVGLGWLVFADLPGPSTVIGASIVTASGLYLLYRERRLKKPKPPLPEA is encoded by the coding sequence ATGGCGGACAGTCGACGCGGGTCGGGCCGTGTGGCCATCAATGTCGACGACACGGGCAGCTTTACGGCCGAGGAAACGCGCGCGCGGCTGAGCGGCATCGTGCTGATCGTCGGCGCGGTGGCCTGCTTCGCCTGTCTGGACACGATCGCCAAATACGTCAGCCAGTCGGTGCCGCCGCTGGAGGTCGTCTGGTTTCGATTCGCCACCCATCTTGTGCTGGCCTGCGTGGTGTTCCGCGTCTGGAAGCGCCGCGACCTGATCGCCACCAAACGGCCGGTTCTGCAGATCCTGCGTGCGCTGAGCCTGCTTGGCTCCACCTTCTTCAATTTCCTCGCCCTGCAGCATCTGCAGTTGGCTGAAACCATGTCGATCATGTTTGCCGGCCCGCTGCTGGTCACCGCGCTCGCCGGCCCGGTGCTTGGCGAGTGGGCGGGGCCGCGCCGCTGGGCGGCGATCTGCGTCGGCTTCCTCGGTGTGCTGGTGGTGACCCAGCCGGGCACCGGCGGGTTGCACTGGGCCGTGATGTACTCGCTGGCCGCCATGGTGTCCTACGCGTTCTACGCCCTGACCACCCGGATTCTGACCGGCACCGACAGCGTGCAGGGCATGCTGATCATCTCCGCCGCCGTCGCCGTCATGGTGATGACGCCGCCGGCCGTCGCCGTCTGGACGATGCCGCCGGACGCGCTGAGCTGGGTGCTGCTGCTGTGCACGGGCATCTTCGGCGGCGTCGGCCACTGGCTGCTGATCCGGGCGCATGCGATCGTCCCCGCGCCGGTGCTCGCCCCCTTTTTCTATTCGCAGATCGTCTGGATGGTCGGCCTGGGATGGCTCGTCTTCGCCGATCTTCCCGGCCCCTCGACAGTCATCGGCGCCTCGATCGTCACCGCCTCCGGCCTGTATCTGCTCTATCGCGAGCGGCGGCTGAAAAAACCAAAGCCGCCGCTTCCCGAGGCGTGA
- a CDS encoding MarR family winged helix-turn-helix transcriptional regulator: protein MGFNYKKSITFRLAQAAKAHRARSGIHLARIGMHPGQEAVLKTLADTDGLTMSELAATLGVQPPTVTKMITRMSGQRLVRRQAAEHDGRLAQVCLTDEGRARVELIDRCWKRLEREALAGLEDKDRKRLRKLLRVVERNLAASFFEDPTLDDEIDAEDLAAGGDDEAAEAASLGAASAAEVRAADKAARAKTAGKRVAAGKRAGKKGLDPKPAGKISEPAA from the coding sequence ATGGGTTTCAACTACAAGAAGAGCATCACCTTCCGGTTGGCGCAGGCGGCCAAGGCGCACCGCGCGCGCTCGGGCATCCATCTGGCGCGCATCGGCATGCATCCGGGCCAGGAGGCGGTGCTCAAGACGCTGGCCGACACCGACGGGCTGACCATGAGCGAGTTGGCCGCAACGCTCGGCGTGCAGCCGCCCACCGTCACCAAGATGATCACCCGCATGTCCGGCCAGCGGCTGGTGCGCCGCCAGGCGGCCGAGCATGACGGACGGCTGGCGCAGGTCTGCCTCACCGACGAGGGCCGCGCCCGGGTCGAGTTGATCGACCGCTGCTGGAAGCGGCTCGAGCGCGAGGCGCTCGCGGGCCTCGAGGACAAGGACCGCAAGAGGCTGCGCAAGCTGTTGCGCGTCGTCGAGCGCAATCTCGCCGCCAGCTTCTTCGAGGATCCCACGCTCGACGACGAGATCGACGCCGAGGATCTCGCCGCGGGCGGCGACGATGAGGCCGCCGAGGCGGCGTCGCTCGGCGCGGCTTCCGCCGCCGAGGTAAGGGCCGCCGACAAGGCCGCGCGCGCAAAGACGGCTGGAAAACGCGTGGCCGCCGGAAAGCGCGCCGGCAAGAAGGGATTGGATCCGAAACCCGCCGGCAAGATTTCCGAGCCCGCCGCCTGA